From the Oceanobacillus kimchii X50 genome, the window ATAACCGCTATCGTAAGGTGGTTCCGAACTTCATATGAAGTAAAAGAAAAATCGATTGTTATCCGACAAGGTGCATTTGTAATTAAACAACGGTATTTACCTTTTGATCGAGTCCAAAATGTAAAGACGAATACCCCCTTTTACTTTCGCTTTTTGCATGTAACCTCTTTAGTGCTTGAGACTGGTTCAGGAGGTGATGATGCTTCATTCACCTTCCCTGCTCTCCATTTAGCAGATGCAGAGAAAATAGAAAGTATTATCGACCGATACCGAAGAACCGATCATAAGATAGAACAAGTTGAAAAAGATCAAGCATTAACAGAGACATCACAAACCGAGAATGAACGCAACATTAAATCAGAGCAAAAACATTCTGAACGAAGAATTCACTTTACACCGACACGCAAAGATGTATTAAAAGCATCAATACTATCAGCAAGTTACATTGTATTAGTTCCCATTTTGTTATCGATTTTCCAACAGATTGATAGTGTTTATGATATCAGTACTTATCTCGAAGACGGTTACCAGTTCATATCTAACTCGTGGATGGTACTTGTCATTGCGATCACACTACTTATCTTAGCGTCTATTGCTTTTGGCGTTATACAAACATTTTTAAAGTATGGGAAGTATGAGATTGCTTCCGATGAAGAGCGAATTTATATTTCTCAAGGTGTGCTTAGTGAGAAGCATTTCTCCATCCGAAAAAAGAACGTTCAAGCCATTGAAATGCGCCAATCGATATTAAAACGCCTATTAGGAGTAACAAGCGTAAAATTAATTAGCGCTGGTGAAATGGAGCTTTCTGGGGACCCAGTTAATTCTCTATATCCATTCCTACCTACCAAAAGAGCGCTCTCTTTAGTAGAAGAATTACTGCCAGGTTTTGAAATTACGACAGAAATGGAACGAATGCCAACTTCATCGCTTGTGGCAAGAATGCTCCATATTCCATGGATATGGATTATCGCCACAGGAGTTATTCTATATTTCTTCCCACAGTGGTGGTGGACATCTATTGTTTTGCTTATTTTAACCATCATGGGACGTTATCTCGATTATCGATTTGCTAAATTTACGATTAATGGATCATTTATTCAATTACAAACTGGTGGTTGGGAAATCACTACGTTAGTTACCCAGCGTCATAAAGCGATTGAGTTTTCCGTGGAAGAAAATATCATTCAACGTCGCCTTGGGTTAATTACTCTTAAAACAAGCAATCGCGGTAAACCTGTGTATGTGAAGACCCTTGCTGACATTCCTGCACCAATGGCAAAAGAAGCCTATCATTGGTATAAACAGTAGTAGACTTCATAAAAATAGGTTCGAAAGATTTTCACATAAGTGTTAGGTTTAATTTAAAAAACGAACATTTTAGTAATATTTATATAATAATGTATGGGTTATATCAATAACTTGGCTTTGATTGTAATGGAAGACGGCGACTCCAGCAGGAATAGCACGAGCTGAAGATACAATTGAAAAGTGTTCTTCTTTTCAAGTTAGCTAAAGCCGTGCCTGCGGAAAAGCGTCCGTCTTTAATGAACATCAAAACAGCTAACATTCGGATTTCACATAAAATATCTTATTATGAAATTGATTTACATATTAAAATTAACGATATATTTATGAAGCTCAGTATTATAATATGCAAACGAATACTCCACAAGCCGGTCTCTACTATCATATGAATAACGTTCACGTTGTAATAACGGTTGTTTCTCTACTTCCAGCAGTTCGGCAACATTTTGCTCAGGAACAGATACACCGAATTCATCTTTAAACCGATAAAATCGAACCCCTTGCTGATATAACATATCATAAAGGGAATTAACAAACACTTCCGGGTCTTTTGGAAGTGCAATATGTGCAGATATATAATGACGAAAGTGAATATATGGTTTACCATTTAGTATATATAGGCGTTCAATACAATAGACTTCCTTACTGTTTAATTGATGTAGCGGCTCCGAAAGTTCTTCAACAACTGTTAAATCAATAAACTTCTTACGTAATTGATGACCTTCTCCAATTAAATATTCAGAAAAACGTTGTCCTTTCGATAATTTGGAAACCACCTGATTCGCCAAAACCGTTGTGCCGATACCACTTCTTTTCTCTACATAGCCTTCTTGAGCAAGCTGTTCTACTGCTTTACGAATCGTTATTTTGCTTACTTCAAACTCCCTCTCCAATTCTGGTTCAGACGGAATCAGAGCATTGACCTTATATTGTCCATTAATAATTCTTTCTTTCAAGATGTCTTTCACTTGAATATATAAAGAACCTTCCCTTAAATTTAATTTCATGATTGATCTACCTTTCTATATCGGGATCATGATTACTTACTAAAGCCCATACTTCTTTATCAGATGAAATTGGCGAATCACCATACGTTGTATGCGCTAAAATTCCGGCAGCCATGGCAAATTGAATGGTATCTTCTTTCGAGAATTGTTGACGTAATCCATGCATTATACCACTCGCAAATCCATCGCCTCCACCAATACGATCGAAAATTCGAAACACATAACGTTTAGAGAAATAAAAATTCGCATTTGTATATAAAAATCCTTCTATCTCATGCTTATTATCTTGTAATTGCTCTCTTATTGTACCGGCTATTGTTTGAATTCCATATTTCTCTGCTACTTTTGGTATAAGGTTTTGGATTTGTGACTTTCGCTCTACCTCATCCGTAGCGTAGCCTAAAACGTGTATAGCATCTTTTTCCGTCATAAAACATACATCACTTAACTGCAACATTTGTTGATAATCATTTCTCGCTCGTTGGATATTATTTTTCCAAAGTTTCGGCCGGAAATTACAATCAAATACTACTAAAATTCCACGTTCCTTTGCTTTTTCTGCGATAGAAAACATCGTATTTCTAGCATTCTCAGACACTGCTAATCCGATGCCGCAAAAGTGAACCATATCTGTATCTAGTAATATACGTTCCATCTGATAATCCGATGCTACTGCTTGGTGAAAAGCACTGATTTCTCTGTTGGTATATGTGACTACGGATGGACGCAAGTCGAAACCATCTTCTAAAAAGAACATCCCGATATGGTCGCCATCTCGACGAATGTCTTGCACTCCAACTCTTAACGATTGCAAATACGATAAAGCTGCTTCTCCAATATTATTATCAGGCAATGTTGTTATGAGGCTCGTTTGGTTGCCAAATTTTCCTAAAGCAGTAAGCACATTCACTCCTGTACCTGAAAAAGACATATCTAATGCGCGAGTTTGCTCCAACTTCTTGTTACCTGGAACATGTAGTCGCATCATTACCTCTCCAAATGCCTTCACTTTATTCGCCATACTGATCTCCTAATTGTTTTACAAAATGATAGATAGACTGTACATCCTCTAACTTCGTACGACCGGTAGACGCATCAATAATAGAAGAATAGACATGTGGAATAACTTTCTTCACACCTGCTCGGAGGGCAATCTCCATAATCTGCGAACTATTTTGTACATCTATACCCCCTGTTGGCTCTAAATAAAAGCCTTCTCTAGCACAAGCCTCAGCTACTGCTTCATACTCTTCTAAACGACTCGTTCCGCCCATCGGAAAAAACTTCAGTGAATTCCCGCCCATTTCTTTTGATAACTGGATCGCTGCTTCCACTTCCACAATGATTGGATCTTTATTCGTTGGACCTGTAGCAATATCGACAAAACCTGGTCGCCCCGTAGGTTTTACAAGGCTATTAATCATCGTTTGGGAATGGTTTACAGTAGCTCTTGTATATCCTACTTTTGGGAAAACTTGATTAATATGCCTCGGTTGGTATTCACGACTAATATCTGCAACCATCTTCCATTGCTCTGGGTTCCCTCCACCTAAGCCGAGTGAAATGGCTCCATCTAGTTCTTTATCATATACTTTTATATCTTCTAACGCTTCATGTACACTATTATAATTGCTAGATAATAACCCAATGAGTACATGACCATCGGTTGCTTCATAGATTTCCTTAGCATTTGTTATATCGGCAGATAATACATTTAAACAAATTCGACCGTTATAAAAGTTATGAGCCATCTCATCCACCTCCTATTAGGTTAGAAATTTTTTGTACAATAATATCCATATCTCCTGGCAATAATGGTCGAGGGTCAATATCAAAATGTCCTTCATTTGCGTGGTAATCCCTTGTGTAAATAGCAGGAATTCCGTCTTTTAATTGATTTACTAATGTTGAAGCATCCAAAGGGGCTTCTGCACCAATATGTACTCTCCCACGGTAAATTTCTCTTCCCGCTTCATCAGCCTCAATAGTTATCTTGATTCCGCTCCATTCGTTCAGTTGCTTTAGTTTATCTAAATCTGCTAATTGGTGCGATACATCCGTTTTTTCGGTGACAAATTGTTCTAATGCATGCAACAGTCCGAAGATAGCTTCTTTCCCTACTTTCATTGCTCTCCCGATTCCTTTCATGTGGAGAGTTGCATACTTTATAAGTTCAGTTTTCCCAGCTAATATGCCAGATGTAGGACCTTGAATCGCTTTGGAACCACTAAAGATTACAAGGTCTGCGAGCTCTCCATATCCAGTAATATCTTCTTCTGCCGCTGCATCAACTATAAGTGGAAGATTTTTTTGACGTGCCCATTCACTTACCTCTTGTAACGAAGGCATATTTTTTTGCACACAATGATGGGATTGTACAAAGAGAATTGCTGCTGTATTCTCCGATACTGACTGGTCGATTTGATCGATGCGACAGCCGTTCGCATACCCTATCCCTTTAGGTTTTCCACCGCCTACATGTATCATCACATCTACCGGAGCTCCATAATCTACTTGATGCCCCTTCATAATTAATATTTCTCGTTGAAGAAAAGCATCTTCATATAAGTGCTCAACAAGGTAGCGATCATCTTTTGATATAACCCCTGCTACTGCAAGGGATATCGCTGCGGATGCAGAATTTGTAATTAACGCATGTTCTGTATGTACATACTTCGCTACTTGTTGTCCGGATTCCTGCACTAGTTCTTCCATTTTAAAATAGTGTCTTCCTCCTCTAGCAATGCCTTCGAGCACATAATCAGACATCGTAGACACACCCAATATACTCATTCTTCCACTTGCATTAATCACTTTTTTCAAGTTCAACATAATTCCCTCCTATGATGACTGCTTCAGCATTAATAAGTGAATCTCCATGAATACTCGCACCGAATGAATCCGTTAATTTTTTTGATGTTTCTTTTACTGTGAAAAAAGTTAAGTCTGCAATCGATCCAGGTTGTAAGCTTCCTAATTCCGGTTTACTTAATATTTTTGCTGGTTTTATCGTAACCGCTTCGATGACCTCTTCTAAACTATATCCTAACGCTAAAAATTTACTTAATGTTGTTTCCATATTATAGACAGGTCCATTCTTTTGATTGTTTTGATAAATATCGGTTCCTAAACTATCAAAGTAGACTCCTTGTTGTTTCGCTTTTTGTGCAATTCTAAACGAAAAGCTCGAGCTTCCATGACCAACATCTAAATACACCCCTCTATCAATAGCATCTAATAATGAGGGCTCTACAGATCCATCTTCTCTAAAAATATGATTATTTTCTTTTTCATGATAACAGTGCGTTAGAATATCTCCTTTTTTCATATAACTTAATACTTTGCTTAATTCAGGCGGAGCTGTACCGACATGCACCATTAATGGCAGTGCTAATTTATTACGAAAAGTCTCAGCTATAATCAACGGTTGTATGCCATTCCCACAAACAACACTTGCACTCATTCGGGCTTTTAATCCAACTATAAATTGCGGATATTTCTCCACTGTTTGCTGAATCGCGTCAAATGATAGATTACCTAAATCTGAAAGTTCATCCTGACGCATCAGTCCAATTCGGGATATATTTAAAAAAGCGAAGACTCTCGTTTTTGCCGCTTGTGCAATTTGGTAGAATTCATCAACGTTATCTGCACCGCTGCTACCAGCATCTACAATCGTGGTTACACCTGTTTTGTAGCCAATTTGATCTGGTATCGCACAATACGGTTTATATTTTGGAAATGCATGTGTATGAAGGTCAATCCAACCTGGGGAAACATACATACCAGCTGCATCAAAAATTACATCACCTTGAACTGTAGTCGTTTCTGCTACTTCTACAATTCGCTGATTATCAATTACTATATCTACGGTTGCTCCATTTACTAGCGTTGCATTCTTTACAATTTGTACCATGGTATATACTCCTTCTCGAATAGCGCTGCAGCTAATTGATACTTCCCCCAAAATATTTTATCTATCTTGCATGTAACAGGCAGTAACCCCACACGGAATGAAGTTTCAATTTATTGTTACTGGTAGACCACCTAGAATGTCGCCTTTCCCGAACACAGTACTCGCAGCTACTTCCAATGCTGGGTAAGATACTTCATATGTACATATACATGCTTGAAGCTCCGGGAGTATAGCTACATCGTAAGGACTTTTCATTACGATTGCGATTACTGGAACATCATTTGCGGCAAGTATTTCTAAAAACAATTGTTGAACTGGATGTTGGGCTAAATATTGGACACCGAATATAACTGCATCGTACTGCTTCCAATGTTCTATTTGTTCATGTATATATTCTTCCGTCCAATCCTCTGTTAATGTTATATTTTTGGCATGTGGCTGATATGCACAAATTACATCATAAAGACGAATTGCTGCATGCGACGAATCCTCTGCTGCCGACTGTACAGCCGCTAATGGTGTGACTACTGCCATATCGCTACCACTATCAATCGGTATCAGCCCATGATTATAAACCATTGTCACACCTTGACGATAAGCTTCCTTAGCCAATTCACGATGGTCATTTCCTCCGACAAAAGAAGGTACACTTGCACTTGAATCTAAAACGGTATTATTCCAATTGATATATGTATCTTTAACACGCCTAATTCGTTTTACCGATGATAAAATAGATTCTCTGCTCAATTTCCCTGACTCTACTGCTAGTTTCACTTCTTTTAGAGCACCAATTTGCTTCTGCAACGTATGCGATACCATTGCTAGGTCCACACCTGCTTGTAACGCGGCAACGACTCCTTTCTCCGTACCAATTGTTTCCGAAATCGCATTCATTTCCATACAATCCGTCGTAATTAGCCCGGTATACCCTAATTTATCTCGAAGCAATCCCGTCATTACTTCTTTGGATAATGTAGCTGGTTTATCTTTTGCGGGTTCCAATGCAGGGAAATAGATATGTGCAGACATTATCACATCGGATTCCAAGCACTCTCGAAAAGGCCGTAACTCGATATCCTCTAACCTCCCTATATTATGGGGAATAACAGGTAAGGCTAAATGCGAATCCACTTTTGTATCACCATGACCAGGAAAGTGTTTGAGCGTCGTCACAACACCTGCATCTTGCATACCTTTCACCGCTGCTTTTGCTAAACGAGTGACACGTTCTGGTGATTCTCCGTAAGAACGAACACCAATAACTGGATTATCTGGATTTACATTCACATCAACTACTGGGGCCAAATTCCAATTAATCCCCAATGCTCTTAACTCTTTTCCGCTAGCATAACCTATCTGATATGCATTCTCTTCACTGTCACTTGCGCCAATCGTCATGCCTCCAGGAAATATTGTCGTTCCTTCTCCGAGACGTCGTACTGTACCATTTTCTTGATCAACACAAATGAGTAGTGGACGTTCATATCCTGCATCTCGTGCTTCTTTCTGCAAAGCAGCGGTTAGCGCAAGCACTTCATTAGGGCTTCCAATATTACGAGTAAAAAGAATAATGCCACCGATATGATAATTGTGGATAAGCTGTTTGATGGATTCGGGAATAACTTTACCATCAAAACCGATTACAAACAGTTCTCCTATTGTTTTTTCAATCATTTGCTACCACCTCTTTCTACATTTATTTATTCTGCACTTCATATTTTGCAAAAGTTTTCGAAACTCCCCACATTAAAATGTAGGCTGTTACACTTCCTCCAAACAAAAATAGTAATGCTGGTAAAGAATAAAAAGTAATAGATAACAGCAGACCAATTCCCACTAATAAAACCACCGTTAAAATAGGATGAATGATTCCTATAATAAATGGCCATTTGATATAGTCCATGGATTTTAAATTAAAGTGAACATAGATTGGAAAGAAAAAAGCAACTACCATGACATATAAAATTAAAATAACGACAACACTAAACTGAACCATCTGATAAATAAGACTTGTTTGTGTCCCAAGTATTTGGAATTCTATCGTTAGAAGGTATCCTATTGCCACTAGCAAAAGTCCTAATCCATTTGATTTTACAAATTCTTGACGAAATGTCTTCCAAAACAATGGAAAAATAGTAATATCCTGCTCACCCATATTCCACTTCCGAACCACTGCAAACATTGCTACGGTTGCTGGCATAAGACCAAATATTCCTAACCCTAATATAGTAAAAGCCACCCAGAGAATATTTAAATATGCAAAACGTGTTATCCAAACGGCTATTGTATAGTATCCTTGTGCAATACTCGTCATCTATCTCACCTCTCTACTCAAATCATTGTAAACAGAGACAAAAGTAGCTATCAATTCTATTACAACCTCTAGTTTCACTTGCACTGTTCCACTTTTGCCTCCGTTTATTTATTCCTTCACCGAACCAATTAGAACTCCCTTTACAAAGAAACGTTGTAAAAATGGATATACAATTAATAATGGTAGTGCAGAAACAATGATTACTGCATATTTTACTAAGGAAGCTGTTTTTACTTGTTCTGCGAACGATTGTGCAGAACCAGCAGCATTGGAAATACTACTTGCATTTACTTCATTCAAGATTAAAATTTGCCGAAGTATCAGCTGTAATGGAAACTTATCTTCTGTTCGCAAATAAATTAAAGCATTAAAGTACTGATTCCATAAAGCTACCCCATGAAAGAGTGCCATTACGGCAATAATTGGTAATGATAACGGTAGCACCACTTTAATAAATAAGTAAAAGTCACTTGCCCCATCAATTTTAGATGCTTCGACGAGTTGATCAGGTATTGTTTGTTGAAAGAATGTTCGAGCAACAAGAATCGACCAAGCTCCTACAACACCTGGGATCACTATCGCCCACATTGTATCGAGCATTTGCAAATTACGAACAACTAAGTACGTTGGGATAAGCCCTCCATTAAATAACATCGTGAATAAAATAAACCATAACCAAAGCTTCTTTCCCAATAATTCTTTACGGGACAAGGCATATGCTGCTGGCAATAAAACAAACAAGTGTACAAGCACACCAACGATCGTATATATAATCGTATTTTTATATCCCGTCCAAATCGCATCATTTTGGAAGACTCGTTGGAACCCATCAAAAGTAATATCCACCGGCCAAAGCCACATTTTCCCTGTGTTCACAGCTTGAGGATCGCTGATGGATGCGCTCAGCACAAAAATTAGTGGATAAATGATGATTATTGTAATGATCGATACAAAGAGTATATTTAACCGGTCAAAGGCTTTATCCGACAAACTAAATCTAGACATGTTGCATCCTCCTTCCTACCATAAGCTGTTCTCACTAAATTTTCGTGCGATTTGATTAACGGTAATTAAAAGAACGATATTAATCGCCGATTCAAACAAACCAACAGCAGCAGCAAAACTATATTGACCTTGTAGGATACCCGTTTCATATACAAACGTTTGGATAATATCCGACGTCTCCGAATTCAATGTATTTTGCATGAGTAGCACTTTCTCAAAGCCAATTTGCATAAAGTTTCCGATATTTAAAATAAATAATACGACGATGGTTGGCATAATACTTGGAATATTTATTCGGAAAATACGTTGCAATCTCGTGGCACCATCCACTCTTGCTGCTTCATGAAGCTCCGGGTTCACCCCTGCAAGAGCTGCCAAATAAATAATTGTACTCCACCCTAATGTTTGCCATTGACCAGACCAGACAAAGATATGTCGGAACCAATCTGGACTTGTTAAAAACGGAATTGGTTCCATCCCTAAAGCACGTATAAGATGATTGATTAACCCTGTATTGGGATCTAAAAATGCAACAAGCATTCCTACGACAACGACGACAGAAATAAAATGTGGTGCATACGTTAAGGTTTGCGTCCATTTCTTAAATGCCCCATTACGTAATTCATTAAATGCTAGTGCTAAAATAATCGGTAATGGGAATAGTATGAGCATGTATAGATTTAAGACGAGCGTATTTTTTAATAATCTCCAGAAGTAATATGAGCTAAAAAAACGCTCAAAATGTTCAAAACCAACCCAAGGACTTCCCCAGATTCCTAAGTTCGCAAAGTAATCTTTAAAAGCAATTTGAACGCCATACATTGGTATATAATGAAAAATAAAAAAGTACGAAACTACAGGTAAAAGAAATATATATAATTGCCAATTTGCAAGTAAATTCTTTTTTATTTTGTAGCCTCTACCCCTATGAGCGGGCGCTAGTTTTGCCATATTATTGTCTACCTCCTTAAACAGCTAACTAATATACAACCTTGACACGTTTACCATATCTTCCTAATGAAACAACCTTGATTGGCAATTATGTATACTTTTGAACATTGCTTCACTTACAAGTCTGAAGTTGTATTGTCATGCTGGTTACTAGGAAGTAATGCTGTTCAACAGAATCTACTCTCTTTTTCTTTTTAGCGCGTGCTCAAAAAGGACCGAGAAAAGCAAGCCAACGAGCTTCCACAGGACGTGGGCTATTTTAGTAGAAGATCCCCCAGATAATTATCATTTTCACCGGACTTTTTGAACAACCTCTTTTAGCAAAAGGTAGAAGAGAGAGGAAAAGGGGGAACCTCTCTCTTCAAATCCATCTGTAATCAAAATAATTAATTCTCTGTATAACGGTTATAAGCATTTTGATGTACTTCTACAACCTCTTCTAATCCCATTTGGTTTAGTGTGTCTACATAATTATCCCAGTTAGCTAAATCTTCATCACCAGTAATAAATTTGTCGCGCATTTCTTCGATATAGTTGTTGATATCTTGACCAGTAGATTGCAAGATAATATTCTCCTCATCGGTAAATGTGAAACGCGGCCAAATTTCTTCTGGAACAAAAGGTTCAATCTTCTCGGCAGCTTCCATGGATTGAGGAGCAGTTTCTCCACCTTGGAAGTAATCTGCTTTAATAATCCCATTAATCGATCCTAACCATGTTAACTGTTTCGATAACGCTTGTTCGAAAGTAATATCTCCTTCAGGATTTAAGATGTGATCCTTATAAACCGCTTCACCGTCTTCTATTTCAAATGTTTCACCTTCTACCCCCATATAGTAAAGTTCCGCACCTTCATCACTATAGAAATGGTCCATCCAACGTACAGTTGCGGCTGGATTCTCATTCTCACTTGTGATTACTAAGTTTGCTGGATCCCATACAGAAGAAGAAAGTTTATTATAGGTTTGATGTCCTTCTGGTCCTTCTAACGCTGCAACACTGTTATATTGAGCTCCAATATCTTCCCCAAATAATTCAATTGGATCATAGAAAATCATGCTTCCATATAAATTATCAGATGCATTCGCTAGGAATTGCCCCCACTCGATCGTAAAGATACTTTGGTCAATCAATCCTTCTTCATACAGCTTGTTAATATATTCAAGCATTTGCTTATATTCATCTGTTATAGCAAAGTTACGAACTTCACCAGAAGAATCTAAGTCATAATTCATATTCGACGTACCTTGATTCATCACACCAAAAGAACCAGCTAACCATTGAACTAATTCTTGGATTTGCGTCCCTCCATAAGGAATCGTTTTTCCTCCACCTACTGGATCAAGCTCTTTCACGGCTTTCAAGTATTCATAGAATTCATCTGTTGTTTCGGGTATTTCCATTCCTAATTCATCTAGCCACTCTTCATTCACCCATGGACGAGCACTCAGACGTAAGGATAAGAAATCCTCCTCAATAAGTGCTGGCATGGAGTAAATGTTTCCATCTGGAAACGTAACAGCTTTACGGATACTTGGATCCTGCTCCATTAACGCTGTAAGATTTGGAGCGTATTGTTCAATCAGATCATTTAACGGTAGGAATACTTCTTGCCCTCCATATCTTAATAAATCCGTACTCGTAAGCTGCGATAGGAAGAATGCGTCTGGTAAATCTCCACTACCTAAAGCTAAATTACGATTTTCTTCTAAAGCATCTGGACTCACAAGATCCCAATTCACATTGATGTTTGTTTGATCTCTATACTCATTCCAAATTAGGATATCGTTCCAATTATTGTCTTCATTTTGAGCAGGCTTGTTTGCAAAAAAAGTTAGCTCTAGCTCTTCATCGACAATAGGCATTCCTGACTCATTTACACCTTCATTTGCGGCAGTCGCATCACCGCCGTCACCACCATCTTCGCCACCTTCATCATCGCTATTACAAGCTGATAAAGCGGTTACAAACGATATTAGTAAAAGAATTAACAATAATCTTTTTACCTTCACTTTGCTTTCCCCTCCCTAGAAATATATATTTCTACAAAACTGTTGATCCCCCTATGCTTCATCAAACCAAATCTATCGTTTATGTATCACCCCTCCATTAAAATAAAATTAAGAAATTATAAAACTTAAGTAAAATTTCTACTTATTCTAAATAGTAACACTATTCTAATGTTACGTCAATATAACATTATAATGTTTGTAATGAATTTTTTAGGAAGCTGCTACTTCCTTCATGTTAAAACACTTATTTTTTTATCTACATCACTTTTACACAAACTGGTCTTGGCAGTGCGTGCCTCTGATTGGAATGTACTAATTCATTCTTCTGTGTTTTTCTCATTACCATTAACTCATTACTATGTTCGTTGGCGATAATTAAATGTTTTTCACCAGGGACCTTTGATTGAAAATGCCTTGGCCATTTGCTGCCTAATCTCGAAATCGAATAGTTCTTTAGAAGTCCATTGTTTATTATTTGATAGGTTGTAATAGAATCGTGCCCTCGATTTGACACATATAGTAATTTTCCGTTGCATTGTACTTCTGCACTATAATTTTCTTGTTTACAATTACTTGGTAACGTGGTTATTCTTTGCTGTAACTGTACGAACTCCTTTTCTACATCATATGCATATACGAGTACGGTGGAATCAAATTCATTTACAACGTATAATACTGCTATTTCTGGATGGAAATCAATATGCCTTGGTCCTGAAGGATAAGGTGTTTCCGCTTCAAATCGCTGCTGAAGTTTTCCTGTCTCTTGGTTAAAATAGAGGAAATATAACTTATGCTTTCCTAGATCTGTTGCAACATAATAATCACTTTCAGGCAAGCGCCGTATGGTATGCAATCTTGATTCAGTTGAGAAATGGACGCAATCGGTCTCTTCTTCAATCTTTCCATTTTCATTTGTTCCATAAACGACTATATTGCCACCAGTATAATTACTTACAAAAACATAGTCACCATTTACCTCAACATAACAAGGCCCACCATGGGTAGGATGACGACTCCATTCTATTAATTGCTTGTGAACTGGATTAATTCCATAACAGATGACCTCACCTTGTTCAACCTCGCTAATAGCATATAGACAAGATTTACTCGTGTTAACTTCTAAAAAAGAGGGGTGCTCAATTCCATCAAAAGCTGCTACTTTCTCAAGCTTACCGATACGTGGGTCAAAAGAAAGCCAGTGAATTGTTTCTTCATTCCTTTCTCCATAACTCCCTACAAATACATCGAATAATGAATTCATTCGCTTCTCCATCCATTTCTAGTAAATTGGTAAAACATGAAAAAATACATTAGGGGATGCCATACGATAATAATAACTACCCCACCCGAGGCCAG encodes:
- the dagF gene encoding 2-dehydro-3-deoxy-phosphogluconate aldolase, whose translation is MDEMAHNFYNGRICLNVLSADITNAKEIYEATDGHVLIGLLSSNYNSVHEALEDIKVYDKELDGAISLGLGGGNPEQWKMVADISREYQPRHINQVFPKVGYTRATVNHSQTMINSLVKPTGRPGFVDIATGPTNKDPIIVEVEAAIQLSKEMGGNSLKFFPMGGTSRLEEYEAVAEACAREGFYLEPTGGIDVQNSSQIMEIALRAGVKKVIPHVYSSIIDASTGRTKLEDVQSIYHFVKQLGDQYGE
- a CDS encoding sugar kinase: MANKVKAFGEVMMRLHVPGNKKLEQTRALDMSFSGTGVNVLTALGKFGNQTSLITTLPDNNIGEAALSYLQSLRVGVQDIRRDGDHIGMFFLEDGFDLRPSVVTYTNREISAFHQAVASDYQMERILLDTDMVHFCGIGLAVSENARNTMFSIAEKAKERGILVVFDCNFRPKLWKNNIQRARNDYQQMLQLSDVCFMTEKDAIHVLGYATDEVERKSQIQNLIPKVAEKYGIQTIAGTIREQLQDNKHEIEGFLYTNANFYFSKRYVFRIFDRIGGGDGFASGIMHGLRQQFSKEDTIQFAMAAGILAHTTYGDSPISSDKEVWALVSNHDPDIER
- a CDS encoding DgaE family pyridoxal phosphate-dependent ammonia lyase, whose product is MLNLKKVINASGRMSILGVSTMSDYVLEGIARGGRHYFKMEELVQESGQQVAKYVHTEHALITNSASAAISLAVAGVISKDDRYLVEHLYEDAFLQREILIMKGHQVDYGAPVDVMIHVGGGKPKGIGYANGCRIDQIDQSVSENTAAILFVQSHHCVQKNMPSLQEVSEWARQKNLPLIVDAAAEEDITGYGELADLVIFSGSKAIQGPTSGILAGKTELIKYATLHMKGIGRAMKVGKEAIFGLLHALEQFVTEKTDVSHQLADLDKLKQLNEWSGIKITIEADEAGREIYRGRVHIGAEAPLDASTLVNQLKDGIPAIYTRDYHANEGHFDIDPRPLLPGDMDIIVQKISNLIGGG
- a CDS encoding GntR family transcriptional regulator yields the protein MKLNLREGSLYIQVKDILKERIINGQYKVNALIPSEPELEREFEVSKITIRKAVEQLAQEGYVEKRSGIGTTVLANQVVSKLSKGQRFSEYLIGEGHQLRKKFIDLTVVEELSEPLHQLNSKEVYCIERLYILNGKPYIHFRHYISAHIALPKDPEVFVNSLYDMLYQQGVRFYRFKDEFGVSVPEQNVAELLEVEKQPLLQRERYSYDSRDRLVEYSFAYYNTELHKYIVNFNM
- a CDS encoding PH domain-containing protein codes for the protein MQSKRMHPLMIASSILRSIKDLFFLILIFFVINIGSTSTWVVIGRYLLITIFILLIITAIVRWFRTSYEVKEKSIVIRQGAFVIKQRYLPFDRVQNVKTNTPFYFRFLHVTSLVLETGSGGDDASFTFPALHLADAEKIESIIDRYRRTDHKIEQVEKDQALTETSQTENERNIKSEQKHSERRIHFTPTRKDVLKASILSASYIVLVPILLSIFQQIDSVYDISTYLEDGYQFISNSWMVLVIAITLLILASIAFGVIQTFLKYGKYEIASDEERIYISQGVLSEKHFSIRKKNVQAIEMRQSILKRLLGVTSVKLISAGEMELSGDPVNSLYPFLPTKRALSLVEELLPGFEITTEMERMPTSSLVARMLHIPWIWIIATGVILYFFPQWWWTSIVLLILTIMGRYLDYRFAKFTINGSFIQLQTGGWEITTLVTQRHKAIEFSVEENIIQRRLGLITLKTSNRGKPVYVKTLADIPAPMAKEAYHWYKQ